Proteins from one Candidatus Krumholzibacteriota bacterium genomic window:
- a CDS encoding divergent PAP2 family protein: MVHDIAIAALISAIAAQILKPFIDLIQKKGFHFFRMFDSGGMPSSHTSTVTTLTTGVAVYQGVGSPLFGISVVFSLYFIFEATGLRQEVGNQARVLNEIIEKVRETHHLNAEELQELIGHTWGEVIGGFIVGILVALLYY, translated from the coding sequence ATGGTACATGATATAGCTATCGCGGCGCTGATAAGCGCGATCGCGGCGCAGATACTTAAGCCATTTATCGATCTGATTCAGAAAAAAGGATTTCATTTTTTCCGTATGTTCGATTCGGGGGGAATGCCTTCTTCTCATACTTCCACCGTGACTACGCTGACCACGGGAGTCGCCGTCTACCAGGGAGTCGGTTCACCCCTTTTCGGGATATCCGTCGTATTCAGCCTGTATTTTATTTTCGAAGCTACCGGGTTGAGACAGGAAGTAGGGAACCAGGCCAGGGTACTCAATGAGATCATCGAAAAGGTGAGAGAGACGCATCATCTCAACGCCGAAGAACTGCAGGAACTGATAGGCCATACCTGGGGTGAGGTGATAGGCGGATTCATAGTCGGCATTCTGGTGGCGCTTCTCTATTATTAA
- a CDS encoding SDR family oxidoreductase has product MRLEDEKVLDALEELVERDPLTRIIHGENRYKHSNVLLLGGGGFLGTALARLLIENEHNVTVLDRFLYGNRSLDSISSSVKLNIYTGDIRDVELLETLIRGKDTVINLAAIVGDEACRINPAATRQINTEAVGTIARIAKKQGVKRIIHASTCSTYGKGENSLLNEDSELLPLSLYAESKVESEKLLLAETGGGHSPACCIFRFSTLFGFSRRPRFDLVVNTLTGNAWKNGKIRIFGGAQWRPLLHVADAARAIRKAVESRPEKIAGKIYNTGGEDLNLTIKEVGEIIRKLIPGTELETDEQVSDERDYRIDFTRIREEMDFTPEISISNGVFELVHALDNGEEIDPELPVYSNYKWLNANTGLLETEAEILI; this is encoded by the coding sequence ATGCGTTTAGAAGATGAAAAAGTGCTCGATGCTCTTGAAGAACTTGTGGAAAGGGATCCGCTGACCAGGATCATCCATGGCGAGAATCGATATAAACACAGCAACGTCCTTCTTCTTGGCGGAGGGGGATTTCTTGGTACTGCCCTGGCGAGGCTTCTCATTGAAAACGAACATAACGTCACGGTCCTTGACCGGTTTCTCTATGGGAACAGATCGCTCGATTCGATCAGCAGTTCGGTAAAACTCAATATATATACCGGCGACATCAGGGACGTGGAACTACTCGAGACATTGATAAGAGGGAAAGATACCGTTATCAACCTCGCGGCCATCGTGGGAGACGAAGCATGCAGGATAAATCCGGCGGCGACCCGGCAGATAAATACTGAAGCAGTTGGTACTATTGCCAGGATCGCGAAAAAACAGGGAGTAAAAAGAATAATTCACGCCTCGACCTGCAGCACTTACGGTAAAGGCGAGAATAGCCTGTTGAATGAAGATTCCGAACTGCTGCCGCTCTCTCTCTATGCCGAAAGCAAGGTAGAAAGCGAAAAACTGCTCCTCGCCGAAACTGGAGGGGGCCATTCGCCGGCATGCTGTATCTTCAGGTTTTCCACACTCTTCGGATTCTCCCGCAGACCGCGTTTCGATCTCGTTGTAAACACCCTTACGGGAAACGCCTGGAAGAATGGAAAGATCAGGATATTCGGCGGGGCCCAATGGAGACCGCTTCTTCACGTCGCCGACGCGGCCAGAGCAATCAGGAAAGCGGTCGAATCAAGGCCGGAGAAGATCGCCGGCAAGATATATAACACCGGTGGAGAAGACCTGAACCTCACCATTAAGGAAGTCGGCGAGATCATCCGGAAACTCATCCCTGGCACTGAACTCGAGACCGACGAGCAGGTCTCGGACGAGCGGGACTACAGGATCGATTTTACCAGGATCCGTGAAGAGATGGATTTTACACCCGAGATATCGATCTCCAATGGCGTATTCGAACTCGTCCACGCTCTCGACAATGGAGAAGAAATCGATCCGGAACTGCCGGTCTATTCGAATTACAAGTGGTTGAACGCTAATACCGGTCTTCTTGAAACAGAGGCCGAGATTTTGATCTGA
- a CDS encoding NTP transferase domain-containing protein, with amino-acid sequence MGKKTLKIAGMILAAGFGKRMRSITSFIPKPLLPVLGVPMIAINAEKLSSAGASVLHVNIHHLADDIEKIVKKEKWPMTLHREKTLLDTGGGIGNMALSLGDEELILLTNSDILTNIPFQPAIRYHIERKALFTMILTGEDLSLPVSHRPPLHVHCGADRSVLSFAPLGPDESAPGGYFGYTGMSVISREAIGYFPHGEKTSLIEVLKTIIKEKPGAVAGFVVQEKSGFSWGETGTCSSYLDLHRRILIHRDLFSPLLKPPPLPLHAGRGSFIPPDTRWKGFLEIGQNVTIGKGCTLIDCVLLEDSVIGDGIKLERTIVFPGGEMKEQ; translated from the coding sequence ATGGGGAAAAAAACGTTGAAGATCGCTGGAATGATCCTGGCAGCGGGGTTCGGAAAGAGGATGAGGTCTATTACTTCCTTCATCCCAAAACCGCTATTGCCCGTGCTCGGAGTTCCAATGATCGCCATCAACGCTGAAAAACTCTCTTCAGCGGGAGCATCTGTCCTCCACGTCAATATTCATCACCTTGCCGATGATATCGAAAAGATAGTTAAGAAAGAAAAATGGCCGATGACCCTCCACCGCGAGAAGACCCTGCTTGATACGGGAGGCGGAATCGGTAATATGGCGCTCTCTCTCGGCGACGAGGAACTCATTCTTCTTACAAATTCCGATATATTGACCAATATCCCTTTTCAGCCGGCCATCAGGTACCACATTGAGAGAAAAGCCCTTTTTACGATGATCCTTACCGGAGAAGACCTGTCACTTCCCGTATCTCACCGTCCGCCGCTTCACGTTCATTGTGGCGCTGATCGGTCCGTCCTGTCGTTCGCTCCCCTGGGCCCCGATGAGAGTGCTCCCGGTGGGTATTTTGGCTACACGGGGATGTCGGTCATATCGAGGGAAGCGATCGGATATTTCCCCCATGGAGAAAAAACAAGCCTGATAGAGGTCCTGAAGACTATAATAAAGGAGAAGCCTGGAGCAGTAGCAGGATTTGTCGTTCAGGAAAAATCGGGATTCTCCTGGGGCGAGACGGGGACGTGCTCTTCCTACCTCGATCTGCACCGAAGGATCCTTATTCATAGGGATCTTTTCTCACCCCTGCTCAAACCGCCCCCCCTGCCGCTCCACGCCGGCAGAGGTTCTTTCATTCCCCCCGACACGCGTTGGAAGGGTTTTCTTGAGATCGGTCAGAATGTCACGATCGGAAAAGGTTGCACGCTGATCGATTGCGTCCTCCTTGAGGATTCAGTTATCGGCGATGGAATAAAA
- a CDS encoding DegT/DnrJ/EryC1/StrS family aminotransferase, with translation MESTLEEIRQSEDNSVEPGITDRGMTEPIPIIRPNLPLWENVEKRLKKIYSSRMLTNHSTVSELESTVARYLEVDHVVALSCCTSGLMLAMKALGITGEVIVPSFTFSATGHAIYWAGAKPVFVDCNNRDWNISIESAIQASSEETSAILAVHIFGNPAPVAALEELAKELGVPLIFDAAHAFGGSVSGRMTGGFGDVEIFSLSPTKLITGGEGGLLTTNDSSLAEQIRYLRNYGNKGDYDCFLPGLNARMPEFNAALILEGLPLVAGEIAERERLASVYREELSGIPGIAFQEIPEGNQHTWKDLTVTIDPYIFGMDRDKLHTLLHEENIMTKKYFYPPLHKQSGYSELPQRSVKLTVTEWLSNNVLTLPLYSALGESGIRKISDVVKKIHSEIK, from the coding sequence ATGGAATCTACTTTGGAAGAGATCAGGCAGTCTGAAGACAATTCAGTCGAGCCAGGCATAACGGATCGCGGTATGACCGAGCCGATACCAATCATCCGCCCCAACCTACCTCTATGGGAAAATGTCGAGAAACGCCTGAAAAAGATCTATTCATCGAGAATGCTGACAAATCACAGCACGGTCAGCGAACTCGAATCGACCGTCGCTCGCTATCTCGAGGTCGATCATGTCGTGGCCCTGTCATGCTGCACCTCGGGTCTGATGCTGGCGATGAAAGCTCTCGGTATAACCGGAGAGGTGATAGTCCCGAGCTTCACCTTCTCGGCAACCGGGCACGCGATCTACTGGGCGGGAGCAAAACCGGTCTTTGTCGACTGCAACAACAGGGACTGGAACATATCTATCGAATCGGCGATCCAGGCTTCATCGGAAGAGACATCGGCTATTCTCGCCGTCCACATCTTCGGCAATCCCGCTCCGGTGGCAGCCCTGGAGGAACTCGCCAAAGAACTCGGTGTCCCTCTGATATTCGATGCAGCTCACGCTTTCGGGGGAAGCGTTTCGGGAAGGATGACCGGCGGTTTCGGCGATGTCGAGATATTCAGCCTGAGTCCGACAAAATTGATTACTGGAGGAGAAGGCGGTCTTCTGACCACCAATGACAGCTCTCTCGCTGAACAGATCAGATACCTGCGTAATTACGGCAACAAAGGCGATTACGATTGTTTTCTGCCCGGACTCAACGCGAGGATGCCGGAGTTCAACGCGGCCCTGATACTCGAAGGACTTCCACTCGTCGCCGGAGAGATCGCCGAAAGGGAAAGACTGGCATCTGTCTACAGGGAAGAACTCTCCGGGATTCCCGGGATCGCGTTCCAGGAGATACCCGAGGGAAACCAGCACACATGGAAGGACCTGACTGTCACGATAGACCCCTATATCTTCGGAATGGACCGTGACAAACTGCATACCCTTCTGCATGAAGAGAATATCATGACAAAAAAATACTTCTATCCTCCTCTTCATAAACAAAGCGGTTACTCCGAGCTTCCGCAACGATCGGTAAAACTGACCGTGACGGAATGGTTGTCGAATAATGTCCTGACACTGCCCCTTTACTCGGCGCTGGGAGAGTCGGGAATCAGAAAGATCTCAGATGTCGTTAAGAAGATACACAGTGAAATCAAATGA
- a CDS encoding AAA family ATPase, giving the protein MRAVSVINQKGGCGKTTIAINLAAAFGEIGKRVLLIDLDPQSHASLGLDVSYHDVQYTTYDLLKNPRVMVKDALFTIDDNLDVIPSSPILSAIEQELSGKPGREMRLASKLVRLNGDYDYIVIDSPPNVGLLTFNSLLASGEVLIPVEPSYFSLQGLSRLMETLEVLKSETKHKTNIHIIVNNIEKRTTFSRDVVMELERDHAGILLDTTISHSVKYKEAALRGVSIFEMPRSERLQWEYLSLARELEEDKTSSFEVENIKDWMVKLNGPKVVESGVLFTLNAPNASSVSLTGEFTNWSHEGIRMLKSEDNETWKIMMNLDPGDYEYRFIVDGVWIKDPNNVDTVLNEFGQENSLLIV; this is encoded by the coding sequence ATGCGAGCGGTATCGGTCATCAATCAAAAAGGTGGTTGCGGGAAGACCACCATTGCCATAAATCTCGCCGCCGCTTTCGGCGAGATCGGAAAGCGGGTCCTGCTTATTGACCTTGATCCTCAGTCACATGCTTCCCTTGGACTTGACGTCAGTTACCATGATGTCCAGTATACAACTTATGATCTTCTGAAAAACCCCAGGGTGATGGTCAAGGATGCTCTTTTTACTATCGACGACAACCTTGACGTAATTCCCTCATCTCCGATTCTCAGCGCCATCGAGCAGGAGCTTTCCGGCAAGCCCGGAAGGGAGATGAGGCTCGCGTCAAAACTTGTAAGACTCAACGGAGATTATGACTATATCGTTATCGATTCTCCTCCAAATGTGGGATTGCTGACTTTCAATTCCCTGCTTGCTTCGGGAGAAGTGCTGATTCCAGTGGAACCGAGCTATTTTTCTCTGCAGGGTCTGTCGAGACTGATGGAGACTCTTGAAGTCCTCAAGAGCGAGACGAAACACAAGACGAATATCCATATAATCGTAAACAATATCGAGAAGAGGACGACATTTTCCCGAGATGTCGTTATGGAACTCGAGCGCGACCACGCCGGGATACTTCTCGATACGACGATCAGTCATTCGGTAAAATACAAGGAAGCGGCCCTCAGGGGTGTATCGATCTTTGAGATGCCCAGATCCGAAAGGTTGCAGTGGGAGTATCTATCCCTTGCGCGCGAACTCGAGGAGGATAAGACATCATCGTTTGAGGTTGAGAATATCAAGGACTGGATGGTAAAACTTAACGGTCCGAAAGTCGTTGAATCAGGCGTACTCTTTACGCTGAACGCTCCAAACGCGTCAAGCGTCAGCCTGACCGGAGAATTCACTAACTGGTCGCACGAGGGGATCCGGATGCTGAAGAGCGAAGACAACGAGACCTGGAAAATAATGATGAACCTCGATCCAGGCGATTACGAATACAGGTTTATTGTTGATGGAGTATGGATCAAGGATCCTAATAATGTGGACACCGTCCTGAACGAGTTCGGGCAGGAGAACTCCCTTCTGATCGTTTAG
- a CDS encoding peptide-binding protein, whose amino-acid sequence MKKGRVMKISISLALAAVIFLSSYSCTESRDAAQRGGTLIIGETSAYESLNPMQTTDSHARDIYQQLFLLLLKENSDLLTFSPRLAESWEFSGDRSKLTFHLRDGVFWSDGVKVTAHDVKATYQLQIDPSAVWSGRHLKKYIDSVQVIDDLTVVYHFNHIYPYQIMDVNDGPILPKHFIEKYQPAMIGAVPVEEFPVNGPFRIEKWDKGQSLTLVPNESYYERGKPYLSKVIFKIIPDQMTLITQLRAGEIDCMETAPPAEVEMLRSKYPDLRIIEYDGRGYVYIGWNGARPPFDNVKVRRALSHAIDRKMIIDNLYYGLAKECIGPFPPVIWAYDPDIEPIPHDPVKASRILAEEGFKDTDGDGYLEKDGRRFEFELLTNQGNQIRADIQIMVQEQLKKIGVKVIPVTMEWTVMLSKHKAADFDAIISAWSASTKADLSPIWSCEARKEGGYNRVEYCNPVVDSLNALACSKFDFDEARPLFYKAQRMIYDEQPYTFLYVRSELLILHKRFRDAEPDAISSFHNLHEWWIEGEKRPGN is encoded by the coding sequence ATGAAAAAAGGCAGAGTCATGAAGATATCGATATCGCTCGCGCTCGCGGCAGTAATCTTTCTGTCATCCTATTCATGTACCGAGAGCAGGGACGCCGCGCAGCGCGGAGGAACGCTGATAATCGGGGAGACGAGCGCTTACGAATCCCTCAATCCGATGCAGACGACCGATTCGCACGCAAGGGATATCTATCAGCAGCTTTTTCTTCTGCTTCTCAAAGAGAATTCCGATCTTCTGACCTTCTCTCCTCGGCTGGCTGAATCATGGGAATTTTCCGGGGACCGCTCGAAGCTGACATTTCATCTCAGAGATGGTGTCTTCTGGAGTGATGGGGTGAAAGTCACGGCGCACGATGTGAAAGCCACCTACCAGCTCCAGATAGATCCATCTGCCGTATGGAGTGGAAGGCATCTTAAGAAATACATAGACAGCGTACAGGTCATAGACGATCTTACCGTTGTATATCATTTCAATCATATCTATCCGTACCAGATCATGGATGTCAACGACGGACCTATACTCCCTAAACATTTCATAGAGAAATACCAGCCAGCGATGATAGGGGCGGTTCCCGTAGAGGAGTTTCCCGTCAATGGTCCGTTCAGGATCGAGAAATGGGACAAGGGACAGTCTCTGACACTTGTACCTAATGAAAGTTATTACGAGAGAGGAAAACCTTATCTCAGCAAAGTGATCTTCAAGATCATTCCTGACCAGATGACCCTTATCACCCAGCTCAGGGCTGGAGAGATCGACTGCATGGAAACGGCGCCTCCGGCGGAAGTGGAGATGCTCAGAAGCAAGTATCCCGATCTCAGGATCATCGAGTATGACGGAAGAGGGTACGTATACATAGGATGGAACGGCGCCAGACCTCCATTCGACAACGTGAAAGTAAGGAGAGCGTTGAGCCACGCCATCGACAGGAAGATGATAATAGACAATCTTTATTACGGCCTCGCGAAGGAATGTATAGGCCCGTTCCCTCCGGTCATATGGGCCTACGACCCCGATATCGAACCAATACCTCATGATCCCGTAAAAGCATCGAGGATACTGGCCGAAGAGGGATTCAAAGATACGGATGGTGACGGCTATCTCGAAAAGGATGGCAGGCGTTTTGAGTTCGAACTGCTCACGAATCAGGGAAACCAGATTCGCGCAGATATCCAGATCATGGTACAGGAGCAGTTGAAAAAAATAGGGGTAAAGGTGATTCCCGTAACGATGGAATGGACCGTGATGCTCTCAAAGCACAAAGCGGCTGATTTTGACGCCATCATCAGCGCGTGGAGCGCGAGCACAAAAGCTGATCTTTCTCCGATATGGTCTTGTGAGGCGAGGAAAGAAGGCGGGTACAACAGGGTTGAATATTGCAATCCCGTTGTCGACAGCCTCAACGCCCTTGCCTGTTCCAAGTTCGATTTCGACGAAGCAAGGCCTCTTTTTTATAAAGCGCAGAGGATGATCTATGACGAGCAGCCGTATACTTTTCTATATGTAAGGTCTGAGTTGCTTATATTGCACAAGAGGTTCAGGGACGCTGAACCTGACGCCATAAGCAGTTTTCATAACCTGCATGAATGGTGGATCGAAGGGGAAAAAAGGCCAGGAAACTGA
- a CDS encoding DUF1343 domain-containing protein translates to MVKTGCDILADGSCDSLRGRRIALLANPASVSSRLVHVARILLENGIGLNAIFGPQHGFRGDTQANMIEWEGYIHPIYGIPVHSLYGKTRKPAPGDLSGIDMVVIDLPDIGARQYTYIWTALMMIEECSRLGVEVLILDRPDPIGGSVVEGPVLREEYFSFVGMHQLPARHGLTIGEALLMISHLRGLSGQIKVIALEEWKRDLYFDGTGLPWVLPSPNMPTLETAIVYPGMVLLEGTNISEGRGTTRPFEIIGAPWIDSARLLSALERSHHEGVAFRPLEFSPAWDKYAGRLCQGIQLHVTSRELFRPFRTAAILIRTISDLFGDDFEWLLPPYEYDDSHMPVDIISGGPDLRLAIDMKSDMNDLFDSWKNDENDFLAARREFLLYE, encoded by the coding sequence TTGGTCAAAACCGGCTGCGACATACTTGCCGATGGCTCGTGCGATTCTCTCAGGGGACGGAGGATAGCCCTGCTTGCCAATCCCGCTTCTGTCTCGTCCCGCCTGGTCCACGTCGCCAGGATACTGCTTGAAAACGGGATCGGCCTTAATGCTATTTTTGGTCCGCAACACGGCTTCCGCGGTGATACGCAAGCCAACATGATAGAATGGGAAGGATATATCCACCCCATTTACGGGATTCCCGTCCACTCCCTTTACGGTAAGACGAGGAAACCTGCGCCCGGGGACCTTTCGGGAATCGATATGGTCGTGATAGACCTGCCCGATATCGGCGCGCGCCAGTATACGTACATCTGGACCGCGCTGATGATGATAGAGGAGTGTTCACGCCTGGGAGTAGAAGTGCTGATCCTGGACAGGCCTGATCCGATAGGAGGTTCTGTCGTGGAGGGGCCGGTACTGAGAGAAGAGTATTTCTCTTTTGTCGGTATGCACCAGCTCCCCGCCAGACACGGATTGACGATCGGTGAAGCTCTCCTTATGATAAGCCATCTGCGCGGACTGAGCGGCCAGATCAAAGTCATCGCCCTGGAAGAGTGGAAGAGAGACCTGTATTTTGACGGGACGGGGCTGCCTTGGGTCCTGCCCTCTCCGAATATGCCGACCCTCGAAACTGCGATCGTATATCCCGGAATGGTGCTGCTGGAAGGAACGAATATATCGGAAGGACGCGGCACGACCCGGCCTTTCGAGATAATCGGCGCGCCCTGGATAGATTCGGCCAGGCTTCTTTCCGCTCTGGAAAGATCTCACCATGAAGGTGTGGCATTTCGCCCACTGGAATTTTCACCCGCGTGGGATAAATATGCTGGCAGACTATGCCAGGGGATCCAGCTCCATGTGACCAGCCGGGAGCTCTTCAGACCTTTCAGAACTGCCGCCATCCTGATCAGAACGATCTCGGATCTCTTCGGGGATGATTTCGAATGGCTCTTGCCGCCATATGAATACGACGATTCGCATATGCCGGTAGACATCATCTCCGGCGGTCCTGATCTGAGGCTGGCGATAGATATGAAGTCTGACATGAATGACCTTTTCGACTCATGGAAAAACGATGAGAACGATTTTCTCGCGGCTAGAAGAGAATTCCTTTTGTACGAATAA